A window of Megalops cyprinoides isolate fMegCyp1 chromosome 13, fMegCyp1.pri, whole genome shotgun sequence genomic DNA:
CTAGAGAAGACTAATGCTGAATTTTAccagacacaaacagcagctcACCGGCCCCCTTATGGGAATCTACGCTGATGAACTCAAGGGCGCCCTCGTGTGGCGTGCGGCTCTTCTCACGGTACTCCACATGCCTCCCGTTGGGACAGTAGCGGAAAGCATGGCAGTATCCTGCCAGGTACACCTGGGGACAGGTAAAGAACTGGAACATCACCTGGTTTCTCAATGACACCAGCCTGCTTTCCAGGTGTAGTTGGGGGTCAGATGGTGTAGGACAGACTCACCTGTGTGGTGTTGGCAGGGTTGATGTAAATGTTCTCGGAGTGGATGTCAGCATGGACATACTCATTCTCATGGATGTACTCCAGCACATCCAGCTAGAAGAGCAGGCAGGAAACGGAGATTAACCATCAACACTAGAGCATCACCATGGAGATGCACACATCACAACCACATTCCCACCAAATCAATAACAGACAGTACACCCATGGACACACTCACAGGAAGCTTTCCCCTGATTCTTCCTGTCTTTACGGAAACAGGGAGTTAACCACATTAAACCAGCTTTGTTTCTACAGcgttttatttcacagtttaaggaaagggcagcagtatggtatagtggtaaggagcaggtctcataactgaaaggttgctggttcaattccgcacttgggcactgctgctatgcacgtgggcaaggtacttaacccagaactgcctcagttgatatccagctgtatagatggataaataaattttaaaaatgtaacttacgTAAagtgctctggaaaagagcatctgttCTGCAGTCGTGTTATGTAATGCACTGTAAGGTAAAGGCCAGCAGTGCTCTGCGTCTCGTCTTTGGGCCCCTCACACCGGCTCAGTGCGTGAATGCAGCCTGCTTTTACAGAGGAAGCGGAGGGGTCCGCACCCCACTGCTCTCTGCACCACACGCTTCCTGACCGTTCCAGCGTTTGTCATGGCCTCAGCGCACTGGGTTTCACAAACAAAACGAGCAGCCTTTGAATCGTGTCTGGTGCAGCTCGGTCTGTATTCCGAGCAACGAGCACCATCGTTTCATCATAAAGGAACCCTCAGGAGGAGCTCAGAATGGCAGTATGGGAAGGGGGACGTTATTTGGCAGATCAGCCAAAGCTTAGAAGACAGTGATATGGAAAGAAAAGTACTCACTATTCGGCAAGCCAGTTGCAGCACGGCCTTCTCAGACAGCACCTCCCCTTCCTTCATAAGGGACTGAAGAGTTACTCCCATGTAGGGGAAGATCAGGAACCtggagtcaaacacacacacacacacacacacacacatacatcagtGAGGCTGAATTatctctctcagacacaacTACACACAGATACCCACCTGTATATGTCTGCATGCAGCCCAAATccaacacacacaggtatgccCAGAAAGTCCCTCTTGTTCATCTTCATCCACTTCTCCACTGAGGGTGAAATGCACAAGAACAGGCCTTAATCCTTCCCTTCTTCCACTGCCACATTCGAACGCTGGACATTACATCATGACTTCTCACTTAGACACCTAGAGCTGAGAATCTGCCTCAGGTCAACAGCAGCTGGCTTAACCAGTCCCCCACAGAAACTGCAGTGCATTGGTATAATGAAACGAATGCCAAGGAAGTCTACAGTGGCAGGTGACTCACCTGAAGTGGACtttgctgccctctgcaggaaATTTTGCTCATTAAAGATTCTGCCATCCTTGGCAGCCTGTTAGAGGAAATGCAGTGACTTCAGAGGAGAAAAGACACAGTCAGCACTACAAAcctgcacataaacacacagctgcactgtggccCTGCAGAATACAATCACTGGTCATAATACCAGCCCAAAGGGTTTAGTTACCCTCAGATACAGTCAGTGTACTCAGTGACCATGCGAAGGAAGCCACCTTTCTGAAGAAAGAATACTGCCCTTCTGTGATTGGGTGATGCCAATCTGACAGAGACCAGTGCTGTTTTAAGACCTTGATTGCAACAGAATGTCAAGAACTCCACATTCGTGAAAGTCAGTGAGGTAAAGTAAGTGAGAGGTTGTGTTCACGGCTCTGTTCATGGTGCGTAAACTCAACCCAGCAGCAATACAACTGCAGTGATAAAGAGCAGAGAGGTCTTTATCAGGCAGGGGGTTTAGCTCACTGCTgcaatctgattggctggggaTATGAATCCCCTCTGACACACGGGAAAGCAGAAAGATGATCCCTGCATGACCTGGAgactctgacagacagcagggccTCTTGGTCCTTTACTTACCAGTTTCAGTATGTGTTTGTAGTCCACAGAACTGGCTCCTGGTGTGAGCTGCTTCACTAGAGAAAcaataaaggaagaaaatattAGAAATCTCTGCTTAATGATAGcctgaaacacaaaatgtgccCCGAAATAACTTTGTTGTTatgtcagctgagagacacCATGGACAGAAGAAAGAACAgccgtgtcacttcctgtgtatCGAGCTGTAAGCCGCACTGAGAGGAGGGGTCAGCGCTGGGCTGCTCAGTGCAGCTAACAGTCTAAAGCAGAGTCCGCATGAAGCATCAGGCATAGCGGCAGAACTCAGGGATGCAGGAAATGGCCACCATGTGACTCGCTTCCTGCTTCAACACCTTATGATCCCGAACTCTGGTCTCATAGCCCCCTGTGATATTTTGGGGAGGCGGCAGGCGGCTGGATCGGGGTGCTTTCCGCTCTCACCCCCGTAGACGAGCTCGGCCTCGCTCTGACTCAGCAGCTTCACCGGCTGCCACTTCCTGCCGGCCGTGTCGGTCAGCTGGTCCCCCGCCTGCAGGGGTTCTGGGGCACAGGACGGCCGCGCCCTCTTAGCCTTTCCTTTGGCTGcgtggcagagagacagagacgcaCATGAGGAGAGTGCAGTTACTCTGCCCTCCCACACagccctgcacccccccacGCTGCCTGTAGGGGGCAATCTGCAGTGAGTGAGGGTTCCCCTCACCTTGCGCAGGTGATCTGGGTGATGGTGCGGACAGTACCGGTGCATCgacctcctcttcctgtttcacaaTCAGGGAGGCCTGCCGTTTCCGCGGTGACTGCAAGGCTTGAGGGCTCTGACCTGCACATGAAGTTGGGCGTGTCAGAAAGGTCATtattcccctccctcctgctcacaCAGGACACCTATGTGATGGGACTGTAGACCGTTTAATGTTTTCAACATGTCATATAATAAACAGCCATTGTCAGCATTATAATTATCTATGGCCTAACAtaacattgaaaatattaaatgtaacttCCGCTAACCTAAATTACACTTACATTCCCCGTTCTTTATTGTATGACGCTTCACGCTGAACCTTTAAGGAACTTCTAACTGAAGCAGATCTGCTAcaataaactttttaaaacaacTCAGTCTTATACTTTGAAGTTTGGAAAAAATCGAACAAATTCCATACTATTCAATGGAGAGTAACAATCAtcagaaatttacattttacatttatttatttagcagaaatCAAAAGCAAGCGTGATAACAGCAGGCACAACTCTTATACAGCgtatttccatttcaaacaggACCTCAGTTCATGCTGAAACTGCCCTGTCTTACTGAAACCCCTCTCCACACACCCCCTCCGCTGCTGCTGGGGTGCCGATGCCCCACTGTGccctgcagagaaacaaatgcCATCCGGAGGAAAGGCATCATCCCAGCAACTCCCAGGCACCTGACCAGGGTGCCAAAGTGGCAGGACGAGGTGACCCGGGCCAACAGAAACCCACCCTACCCCACCACACATCCCAACCCtaacgctaaccctaaccctgaccctaaccctaacgctaaccctaaccctaaccccaccACACATCCCAACCCtaacgctaaccctaaccctgaccctaaccctaacgctaaccctaaccctaaccccaccACACATCCCAACCCtaacgctaaccctaaccctgacccaaaaCCTTACCCCACCAGAAGAAAGCCAACTGGGCTGCACCCACTTTTGTTCAGGCCTCCGCGGCACACGCCCTCCCCAACACGCTCTCCCCGGCCTCCACGGCACACGCTCTCCCCAACACACTCTCCCCGGCCTCCGCGGCACACGCCCTCCCCGGCCTCCGCGGCACACGCTCTCCCCAACACGCCCTCCCCGGCCTCCGCGGCACATGCTCTCCCCGGCCTCCGCGGCACACGCTCTCCCCGGCCTCCGCGGCACACACTCTCCCCGGCCTCCGCGGCACACGCTCTCCCCAGCCTCCGCGGCACACAGGGAAACCCTCctgcacactgcagctctgagcaGCAGAGCAGCTTCCTGCCCAACACCCCCCGGCTGCAGGACGACGGGCAGCTCAGCGGTCGGATTTACCCAGAATGCCACACTTCCCTCAGCTCCGTTTCCCTGCTGCTCCGCACAGCCACGGCGGCCCTGCAGCAGCGGCGGGAAGCCCGCCTGCCTTCCGGAACACTGCGGAAGGGAAGTGCCGCTcaccctgcctgctctctcaGGGACAGCGTGGCAGTGAACCAGTGAAAGCTGATTTTCAGCTGTACTGGGCTGGGACAGAGAACACACTGTGTGCTATTTTCAGAAAAGTCACATGGAAAATACTGACTCACATTTCAATAGGGGTCACAAAATGTTACCAAAAAAATTACTCAAGATCTCATATGTTATAAAGAACAAATGAAACTCTCTACATGCTTCAACACCCTCATAACTTCACACCGTTTCTGGGGGCAGGACTGGGTTCTCCAGCCACGACAGTGACAGCaggttttcctctctctcacctgcagctgggGATTTTGAAGGGGTGGTGACGGAGGGGGGGTTGGACCtcttcttttttgggggggttacCACGTCATCAGTTTGGACCTTGACGGCAGACTTCCGCATCCGGCGCAGAGGAGAGCGTGCCGAAACAGGACCTGCAACGGGACAGGGGCACAGAGCTGCTCACCTCTCACAAGAGGGACTATCAGATGCAAGAGCACAAATCACACCTTTAGGGTCACCAGTTGAGGTCTGCGTGTGGCATGTgggcgtgcgtgtgcgcgcgtgtgtgtttgtgtgtgtgcgtgcgtgcgtgtgtgcatgtgtgcgtgtgtgcgtgtgtatacagCATGACCTGCAGTTTGTCTACCTTCTCCAGCTTGCTCGGGACAGGGGGggctctgcagctgtgcagtgacgCTGGTGACAGGAGCCTGTGAAGCCTCAGGTGAGGTAGCTGAGGAGACGAGCTGCTCTGACTCCCCCAGGACTGGCAGCTGCTCCCCACAGGCTGGGCAGAACTTAAACCCAGCCTGCAGCCTGGAGCCGCAGTGGGGGCAGAAATTTAAAACCATTCTGgaaaagaaagagtgaggggAATGGAGAAATACAACACTGCATGGAtgcactccctcactccctctctctctctcatgtcatGATCAGTAAGTGTTTATCTGGGTAGTGTAAGCCATTCTGACACTGAAGGTTCTTTAAAGTGGACAGAGTGGAAAACATGTTGCAAAATGATCCGTGACAACACgaaataacaacataataatTAGGCTTATGATATATTTCATGGAAATCGTAGCCTACAATCTGGAGAAATCAAATCAGAGTTGTCTACACGTTGATGGCTCCATCTCAATCAATATACTATTATCACAAAATCGCAACTCAAGATTTCCAACAACCTCAAACACTGACAACAACGCACGCGTTCGAGAGAAACAGTCGAAACGCTGCGCCAAAATTGAAAGTTTTCTTGAAGCAGGAAGAGGACAACGAGGACACAAGCTTCAAAGCCTCGGTTTCTAGTCTTTATCTTTGTACAGAGTCGACGCCCACCGGAAGCATCGCTCGACAGGGTGAGCGCTTCTCACGTCGGCTCAGTGATTTTGGCTGTTGTGGTTAAGCACTGCGCACTTGCACGCTTTATGTACAACACACTCGCCCAGCACACCAATGTAGAGGGGGAAGGGGTGATCACTGACTCGTGTGTACCAATAACCAATCAAAAAACTCGGTAGCCACAGATGTATAGACCCCAGCTTTCTTGCTAGCAAAATCTCGAACTTATACAGGCTGGTGTAAGAGAGCTCAGAATGCAGGCAGGGTAGTGAAACACCTCGCAAGCGAGCTAAATATAGGAGGGCGCTAACTTACTACCCAGTGAAGCGATGATTAGCTTGTCACAGCCTAGCTAGCTgtcaaacagagacagaacataCACGGAGTGCAGACGTCCCTTTTCGGAGTGCAGTGTAGTTAGCTCACATTACCTGATAGCCTGTGAATACAGCGGAAGGGGAACACGTTGTTTCACCGAGCCACACGTTAAGACCGAACCCATCAACTCAACAGTTGCTCTCCGGCAGCTGTTCATACAACGCGGAATCACATGATAATAACAGACCTTCATCCGTACGGTGCGCCGCATGGGCCAAACACAGCGTCACAGCGTCAAATCCCGAGCCAGCGGCCGCGGTTTAAGCGGTCCCTGATTTTAGGCTCAACTCGGGAAACCTCGTCGTAAACGAGATCGTGGTGACTTGAATCCTGTCGATGGTTGCTGCAGAACCAATTTTATTAACGGGGTTAATTTGCTGAACGGATGGATTCTTTATTAGATATTAAGGCCatttaaatatgtgtgcatttaaatatactttcCCGTGAAGAACTTTGTTGAAGAATATTATAGTATACAGTTAACGTAGATGTAGCCGAGTGAACTTTTTATGTCTCATAATGTTAATAGGCTTCAGTTTTGCAAACAAGACAAAACGTgcaattaaataacattttaatgagacATGACACAGAGAGTACTATTAGCAAGGAGAAATTAATCATGCAGacgtgtttgttttattttattttattaaggaATGCCCCCAGCCCCTCCAGTTGCAGGATGGCTGGCATGCCGGACCCTCACCAGGGGATGCTGTTCCCCTCCCAGTCCAGCAGCATCCCGCTGTGTTTGTCGGTGAGGGTAGAGATGACTCGCAGCATGCCTTTCGCGCTGTCCACCACCGCCACCGGggcctgcacaaacacacagccggCACAGACACGCCGGAGACGCGGGGTTAGCACTccggctccccctgctggcagggTCGTGCCAAAAGCATGCGAGCCTGGTCAGTGTACGAGAATAACAACCACCGACATAAACGACGCTGTTTGATCTATGATAATTGAAACAGTGGACAGGGGGTTTTAAAAGCACATCAGGTAGACGTCCTTGGCCCAGTCCTATCATCCAGTGTGATTAGTTATATCCACTGGGTTTATTTATTGCCCTTGAAATGAGAATAATCTTTCCACAGCTCAAACAGAAAATAGGACAGTGCaggaaatacatttgcattttgcactgtGTCATTTACACACTCTTATCTAGAACAACTTACCAGAAAAGAGAACAAAGTGCGTGTAGTAAAATTGCTTGTTAGACAGTGCAAATGGGACACGGCTAACCTCGTTCACACGTGTGGAGCTGTGATAGCGTGTGATAGTGTGTACACGCCTTCATACCGTACGGCAGGATCACTGAGTGCTATCAGCCTGATGATGAATACGCGCA
This region includes:
- the vrk3 gene encoding inactive serine/threonine-protein kinase VRK3 isoform X1 is translated as MGSVLTCGSVKQRVPLPLYSQAIRMVLNFCPHCGSRLQAGFKFCPACGEQLPVLGESEQLVSSATSPEASQAPVTSVTAQLQSPPCPEQAGEGPVSARSPLRRMRKSAVKVQTDDVVTPPKKKRSNPPSVTTPSKSPAAGQSPQALQSPRKRQASLIVKQEEEVDAPVLSAPSPRSPAQAKGKAKRARPSCAPEPLQAGDQLTDTAGRKWQPVKLLSQSEAELVYGVKQLTPGASSVDYKHILKLAAKDGRIFNEQNFLQRAAKSTSVEKWMKMNKRDFLGIPVCVGFGLHADIYRFLIFPYMGVTLQSLMKEGEVLSEKAVLQLACRILDVLEYIHENEYVHADIHSENIYINPANTTQVYLAGYCHAFRYCPNGRHVEYREKSRTPHEGALEFISVDSHKGAGPSRRSDLQTLGYCMLHWLAGALPWTPLAHCPSKVTAEKERYLTDVQGLLSQCFGRRKVSGAVRDYLLQVMSLQYTEEPDYQQLRDGLHKALQQQGASLAQPIDLQV
- the vrk3 gene encoding inactive serine/threonine-protein kinase VRK3 isoform X2 gives rise to the protein MVLNFCPHCGSRLQAGFKFCPACGEQLPVLGESEQLVSSATSPEASQAPVTSVTAQLQSPPCPEQAGEGPVSARSPLRRMRKSAVKVQTDDVVTPPKKKRSNPPSVTTPSKSPAAGQSPQALQSPRKRQASLIVKQEEEVDAPVLSAPSPRSPAQAKGKAKRARPSCAPEPLQAGDQLTDTAGRKWQPVKLLSQSEAELVYGVKQLTPGASSVDYKHILKLAAKDGRIFNEQNFLQRAAKSTSVEKWMKMNKRDFLGIPVCVGFGLHADIYRFLIFPYMGVTLQSLMKEGEVLSEKAVLQLACRILDVLEYIHENEYVHADIHSENIYINPANTTQVYLAGYCHAFRYCPNGRHVEYREKSRTPHEGALEFISVDSHKGAGPSRRSDLQTLGYCMLHWLAGALPWTPLAHCPSKVTAEKERYLTDVQGLLSQCFGRRKVSGAVRDYLLQVMSLQYTEEPDYQQLRDGLHKALQQQGASLAQPIDLQV